The Carettochelys insculpta isolate YL-2023 chromosome 9, ASM3395843v1, whole genome shotgun sequence genome includes the window TAACAAACACTTCAATAGctcagaaaaaacaagcagtcctgcaatACCTTAATGATTAACAATTTtagttattaggtaatgagctgggtcttacccacaaaagctcattacctaataactaaaattcttagtctttaaggtgctacaggactgcttttcttcttcttttttttttttttttttccttttttggctGCAGATTagcatagctacccctctgaaacttaaTAGCTGGTTGTAAATCAGCAACAGACTGTTACCTGGTGGAAGCCTTTCAAACTGTGTTATTGTGCATAGCTTACCTACCCATCTCTCTGGGAAGGCCTCTTCCAAAGGACATCTAATTTTGGCTGCACTTCATTTTACATGAAAGAGTCAAAATCTCAAAGCTGTATTCAGTTCTAATTTACTCCAGTTCTAACCCAATTCAAACCAATGAGGTTGCAGCAGTATTAGAGGCTCATTTGCCCTAAAGTCTTTCAACTCTGAAGTTCTTTTACAGATAGAAATACCCTTGGAGTTAATGTTTCACAAAGTGTATACTTCTCTGCAGAATGACAGCACTGCCTATGCAATATACAATGATGATGTCCCTCACTCAAAGCATTACAGCTGGAGACAAGGGCACACTAAAGGTACAGGCCTGTAGTACTGTTCTCTGTGTTTCACTTTGTGGATAAGAATTTCTGTCTTTATCTATAGCTATATCTCTATCTATCTacctgtgtatatatatatattgaaaatAAAACCCATGTTTAAGCCAAAGCAAAAGAGCAATGTGTGTGGCTGTGGCAGGAATTGTCATGTAGATAAAATTAGCACATGCCAATGCTGTAACAGATTTCTGATTTCCCTACATAGCATCTGTGCTGTAGAGCAGCTCCATGTCTCTAGAGCACGTACACCCTTCTCACGGGCACTAAAATTGATCTTCCTCACTTTTTTTGCAAGTGGAAAGCCACactctattctgtgctgttagctaTGCTGGCTGGGAGGGCAACAGCTTTTCAACAATCCTAAGTGATAGAATtagaaatagtagtagtagtagtagtagtaggcatccttcagtctacatagactatggatcaatTAGAAATACGAAAGCCCAACTTCTGCTATACCTTTGGAAAATTACATGGGGGTAAGGAACTGAGCCCACTATTCAGGAAAGGACTTATGCATGTGGTAaaggcccactgaagtcacttgAATTTAAGCACAGGCTTAAATACCTGCTTACGTGATTTCTGAATTGCAGATCCAGTGAATTTCTAATAGTTCCAAGGGGGGGCAGGCAGGTTTGGCCCATCTCCCTTTATCATGTCCCCTAGCCTTGCCATGAATCAGTGATTCTGTTCCTTAGAGATGGCTGCACTTTAGTGGTAGGTAAACTGATTCTTCCTTTTCTAGTTTGTAAAGTGTTTGGGGACCCTTTGAAAAAACATGCTACAGAAATACAGAACAATGGGAACTAAAATTGCTGGGTTGTATTTTGAGCTCTGTCATAAACTTCATGGGAGGCCCTGGGCAAGTCCACATCTATAAAATGGATCTAATACTTACATGATAGAGACATGAGGattaatgtgtatatatatatatgaaaagtTTAGAGATCCCTGAATGGGAGGCAAAGTATTGTTGTTGATTATCTATTAAAGTAATATACAATATTACCATAAAGAAAGTTAAACTAGGCCATTAACTTCTAGCTTGAATTACACTGCCTTCTGGTATTGGGACAGTACAATGTTCTTAGGTAATTCATagataatttttttaatttgtctggAAATCTGTACTTTGACAGGATTTCTTCTCTTGGATAAATCGCAAGGATTCTGGGGGATTCACAGcatccccctgttccctccattTCCTGAGGAAGGTTACGGATATCCACCAACTGGAAAGCGATATGCACAAATGGCCATCTGTATAACATTTAGATACCACCAGTTTGCAGAAATAGGTATGACAAGCTGCTCCTTAGGAAGTGGTGTGTGTAAAGGGCCTTGAAAACGTAAAGCTTTGTAAAAGTGGATGGTTgtcattattaataataattaatttaaaCTTTCTTCATGATTTAAAAGGCTCTGATAACATCATATGGGCATTGGTGGAGCTAAGGTAATAATATTGAtgcactgctttttttgtaattaaagaggagccggtacttagcaagctccctgcctgcttccTCCCCCGCCAGGGTTCCCACAGTTGGGGCTGCTGTTGGGGCTCCATGTtccagccggctcccagccacagggctgccgggGACTGCTGCACCCCGGCCaggtctctggggctggagctattGGGTGGCAGAGCTCCCTGCCCTagagctgctggggttccctcagccctggcctgttccctggggctggagctgctatcagagctccatgccccagctggatCTCAGCCGCAGGACCGCTGAGGgttccccaggcccagccaggtcTCCCAGCGCCAGCCAGGTCCCCTGGGCTAGAGGtgctggtggggctcccagccctggtgctgctggagtTCCCCAAGGTCTTGGCcatgtccctggggctgcagctgcctgtggagctccatgccccagccagctcccagcttaggggctgccagggtttcccCGGAGCTGGAgcaagctgctggcagggctccacgtcgctgctggctctcagccatgaAGCTGGCAGGGTCCCCCAACCACCTAGCTGGCGAGGCGCTGAGGCGCCAGTGCATCATACCAGCCTGTACACCCACAAAAAAACACTGCTTATAGGTAAGACCACAATGATATCAAACTGTGGACAGAGGGTGACAAGATGCTCCCCCAAGGTACTGAGTGTCATATTGGGCATTTACATCCTTCTGTGGCTCTACCCACAGTGACCCTTCTGCAGTGCTATTGCTGTGAAAGAGGTTTCACAGATGCAACTGACTGCAACATAGATCCTGATCCCACAGATATGCctgtgcttaactttacacatgTGACTTGCTTTCAGTGGGACTGCTCGTCTACATAACGTGCAGATGTCTGCAGGACTGAGTCCGTCACTCACCATTCTGTCAGTGATGCAGAAGGGGAAGTAGACTCTAGCTCTCAGCTCCATTGAATTGGCAGGGCTAATGGGAATAACAAGCAGTAGAAATACTTTGTGTCCCTCAAGTTAGTGAAACTTACCCTGCATTATTAAAGACACAGGATGCAAAGAGTGAAAAGGCACCACATTTATACAGTGACTTGTCAGGGTAGGGAACTTACTTGCTTTATCTTTAATGTGTCCTAATCGTGTATTAATGTCTTTGGTTTTGTTCAGACAAACAATTCTTATACTACAATCCAAACATCTACAACTGCTCCATCCCTGACGTCTTTCGTTCTGACCTCCCAACACTGCAAAAGCTTTGTGTGGGTTCTGTGCTGCCTTTAGTCCCCTGGCGCCACCTCTCCAAACTCCAGTCAGCCCAGGGAGAAAACTTCCTCCATTTTGCTAAATCCCACTTCTTTATTGACGGTAAGAAAAACAATCCTTACTGAATACACACTCCTTGAAAATGTACAGAGCATTTTCCAGGAGGGAAACAGAGAAGTTCAACCATAGACAGGAATATAACAGAGATTGGAAACATTTTCGTTGTAACTCTGAAACTGTTGGAAACCATTAACAAACACACAATATAGGAGCTATATTAGGAGCGAGATGGAGCAAAGAGAAAAGCTGTCCAGCATTTTAAGTATTGTAATTGTTAAGTATAGGGATCTTCTAAAAATTATTCTACTTTTAAAACTCAAAGGAAGAAAATGGGcttgtgtacaggttgaacctctctagtccagcacccttgggacctgactggcgccagaccagagaatttgccaaaccacagatggTCAGCATTGCGAaaaccgggctcttagaagacatttaggggtaaattacagctaaataacagcacagaacactgagacccaggattggttgctgtaaacaagctttatggacCATGGGACGcttgataagtgatcatccagctaactaaaatcatgccggatgacagatgttgctggatgagagtgccagattagagaggttcaacctatatttctttcttttgctgcttcagtgTGTACAAAGAAGGTATGAAAGATTTCTTTGTCAGTGTTTGGTGCTTGCTTGCCTTTTCCTGTTTATTCTTTGCATTAAAGATTCAAGCTGTGTCTTCTCTGGAAGACTCTAAGATGGCAGGAGGACTAGTAACATCATTAAAGCCAAAAGATCGGGAGCTTGAGCAAATGAGAGGGGAAGGGAATGTTAGTCAGACTGTTCCAAACTGTGCTTTCTCAACCCCTATTTAGCTCTTATAACTAATTTAATATCTTGGTGAAAGAAGGCCTTGATTAAAGGTCATTTCCCCATGTCTGAAATTACACAGATATCTATGTAGCCTGGATGGCTCAGCAGTTACAGACAAATTTGTTAGCAGAATCCTGGCAGCATGAGGGACGGGAGCTTCCCTCCAACTGCTCTCTCCAATATCACGTCTACAACATAAACCTCATTAAGACACCGTGGAATTCCACTTTCTCTTCCTCTTATGACCACTCAAAATGGTGTGTTTCCTGGAGATATGAAGATCAGTGGACATGCATTGGAGACCTAAACCGTGCTCCTCAGCAGGcttggagaagtggtggattcatTTGTACCCAGAATCCGTACATTTACAATGCTTTCAGACACCTGATCGTCCACTACCATGGCTGTAATAACCCCTGAAAATGGATATGAATAAATCACAGTTCTCAAAACCTGTACCCACCTATTACATAGACTATGGAGGTTCCTTCTCAGGTGCAATTCTGTGCTAAAATAGGGTTGCATGTCTATAGTCTCTTGAATCATTTCTGCAATAAAAGTGTTTAATTAGGATTGttgttgcttgttttgtttttgttttgttttgttttgcttttctgggCAGGGGGTCATTTTTATCTAGCTTCCAGCTCAGTAAACTCAATCAGGGGCTCTTATAGCCAAGCTCTGTTCTTTTCTTCTGTGACCTTTTCCACGGTAATAAACATTCTGTTTGCTACGATGAGAGCTCAGTCACAAGCAAACCACCCCATTGCCTTTGGTATGTGCACTGATGTAACTGATTGATGCTTAGTGAACAATGCTAGTGATGAGGCACAGGCAGGAACAGAATCCAACCCACTCTCTCTTagatgttttgtttctgctgca containing:
- the DNASE2B gene encoding deoxyribonuclease-2-beta, with protein sequence MSARSLWSCVFLLFFGSIRCLWTPEISCRSEDGDPVDWFLLYKLPKFIRKQSPGTGLEYMYMDSLTQAWQLSKFLINMTHSALGQTLNQLYEAYKSKNDSTAYAIYNDDVPHSKHYSWRQGHTKGFLLLDKSQGFWGIHSIPLFPPFPEEGYGYPPTGKRYAQMAICITFRYHQFAEIDKQFLYYNPNIYNCSIPDVFRSDLPTLQKLCVGSVLPLVPWRHLSKLQSAQGENFLHFAKSHFFIDDIYVAWMAQQLQTNLLAESWQHEGRELPSNCSLQYHVYNINLIKTPWNSTFSSSYDHSKWCVSWRYEDQWTCIGDLNRAPQQAWRSGGFICTQNPYIYNAFRHLIVHYHGCNNP